In Nicotiana tabacum cultivar K326 chromosome 21, ASM71507v2, whole genome shotgun sequence, one DNA window encodes the following:
- the LOC142175199 gene encoding uncharacterized protein LOC142175199 encodes MVMSWILNSLVKEIADSVEYANDVVELWRELEDHYDLTNETKLYQIQKEINDLSQGVLDIIGYYTKMKKLWEELSTLSAKTQCTCQCTCGDKENMHKAEKDRRLIQFLMGLNEVYITVRGSILMMNPLPSMAQAFSLLSSRREAEGS; translated from the coding sequence ATGGTTATGTCATGGATCCTAAATTCTCTTGTCAAAGAGATTGCTGATAGTGTTGAATATGCAAATGATGTCGTCGAGTTGTGGAGAGAGTTGGAGGATCATTACGATTTGACCAACGAAACCAAATTgtatcaaatccaaaaggaaatTAATGACCTTTCTCAAGGAGTTTTAGACATCATAGGCTATTACACTAAAATGAAGAAGCTATGGGAGGAACTGAGCACACTGAGTGCCAAGACACAATGCACTTGTCAATGCACATGTGGTGATAAGGAAAATATGCATAAAGCTGAAAAAGACAGGCGTTTAATTCAGTTTTTGATGGGCCTGAATGAAGTGTACATAACTGTGCGAGGGAGCATTCTTATGATGAACCCCTTGCCTTCTATGGCACAAGCCTTTTCCCTGCTTAGTTCAAGAAGAGAAGCAGAGGGAAGTTAA